From one Rhodamnia argentea isolate NSW1041297 chromosome 1, ASM2092103v1, whole genome shotgun sequence genomic stretch:
- the LOC115738840 gene encoding uncharacterized protein LOC115738840 isoform X3 translates to MASRFQASVLVASPSYPNSIAWSDENLIAVACGRLVTILNPALPFGPRGLIKVPSNEPFPIGVIQKEELLSSCLLPTCLSRDRDPYVRSVSWSPLGMAPNAGCLLAICTTEGRVKIYRAPFCDYSAEWIVVMDVSDLLHDYLANANYQVSEIPSTEFSDFVTEHRHANNPAGHKMELKRKRLHTSGMINKSSKTSGEKSSSPTNSNDIESTSDTNAEQEQGSPRAQEFPPVNVNEDESFQKVSRSHGRSTRKKIESPTLPLISAVQYASRSAMLSSLVIAWSPLLQFPSESCSQVQNNATCFSLLAIGGKSGKISCWKVHAQECYSIEHGNVSPDAMVVGIFQAHSSWVTAIGWALLTTDSSHPQVLLSTGSSNGSVKIWLAHSSELLKSPEINSSPFILLKEIINPDSIPVSVLSLTTPVRSPHRQLLAVGKGSGYFEVWIHEQHNCNFERIGSYEAHDHAVTGLAWAFDGCCLYSCSEDNFVRSWMFHGNTLFEVPIPSTIPSQRGLIDVPNVFHSCFGLAVSPGNLIIAMVRSFDSYVLNPMYQARSQKAAVEFLWTVGQRSDISSSEKLNCEAFSGVSKEELAWWKSNILWSLRQYECFVKPLVMWDIIAALLAINQSAPHFVDDLLIEWLSTSFMESCSKLSREKVLADFSRRLSKLTSRHLHLLNVICRRVILSEVKADDINSNEHDHGTTCENQEEQVRFWMDLLSTSERELRERLVGVNFACSCLISHVEANKSPSGYWYPSGLAQMEQWVGRAQVQDQLRLRASQAHLYGKSRLDSCDHVKEEKCPYCSASVPFESPEVAYCQGANSNGNVGQRHKLVRCAVSMQIFPTTPLWFCICCHRQASKPAPEPLFTMVEYPEKFFASSAGSSLKVASKPLCPFCGILLQRHQPEFLLSTAPV, encoded by the exons ATGGCGTCACGGTTTCAAGCCTCTGTGTTGGTGGCTTCACCCTCGTACCCGAATTCCATAGCTTGGTCGGATGAGAACTTGATTGCAGTGGCTTGTGGTCGCCTTGTCACTATATTG AATCCTGCATTGCCTTTTGGACCTCGAGGCCTAATCAAAGTACCCTCTAATGAACCCTTCCCAATTGGAGTGATCCAAAAAGAAG AATTGCTCTCCAGCTGCTTGTTGCCAACCTGTTTATCTCGCGATCGTGATCCTTATGTGCGATCAGTCTCCTGGTCTCCTCTTGGAATGGCACCTAATGCAGG GTGCTTGCTTGCAATTTGCACCACTGAAGGCCGTGTGAAGATCTACCGTGCACCTTTTTGTGATTACTCTGCAGAGTGGATAGTG GTTATGGATGTATCAGACCTGCTTCATGATTACCTTGCAAATGCCAACTATCAAGTGTCAGAGATTCCTTCAACAGAATTTTCTGAT TTTGTAACAGAGCACAGACATGCCAATAATCCAGCAGGTCATAAGATGGAGTTGAAGCGAAAGAGACTGCATACATCTGGAATGAT CAATAAGAGCTCAAAAACATCTGGGGAGAAATCATCATCTCCTACAAACAGTAATGACATTGAATCGACCTCTGACACGAATGCTGAACAAGAACAGGGATCTCCTCGG GCACAGGAGTTTCCACCTGTGAATGTGAATGAAGATGAGTCATTTCAGAAGGTTTCTAGATCTCATGGGAGATCTactaggaagaaaatagaaagtcCCACACTCCCATTGATTAGTGCAGTTCAATATGCTTCTCGAAGTGCAATGCTTTCTTCACTTGTTATTGCCTGGTCACCATTGTTGCAGTTTCCATCTGAAAGTTGTTCACAAGTTCAAAACAATGCTACTTGCTTTTCGCTGCTTGCAATAGGAGGGAAATCGGGCAAAATTTCTTGCTGGAAAGTTCATGCACAGGAATGCTACTCCATTGAACATGGCAATGTTTCTCCAGATGCAATGGTTGTTGGGATCTTTCAGGCACATAGTTCATGGGTCACCGCAATCGGTTGGGCACTACTTACGACTGATTCTTCACACCCCCAGGTTCTACTTTCTACTGGGAGCTCCAATGGCAG tgtGAAGATCTGGTTGGCACATTCTTCTGAGCTTTTGAAGTCACCAGAAATCAATTCTTCTCCTTTCATCCTATTGAAGGAG ATTATAAATCCTGATAGCATCCCAGTCTCAGTTCTTTCGCTTACAACACCTGTTAGATCTCCACACAGGCAGCTCTTAGCAGTTGGAAAAGGGTCTGGATATTTTGAAGTGTGGATACATGAGCAACACAACTGTAACTTCGAAAGGATTGGATCATATGAGGCACATGACCATGCT GTCACAGGTTTAGCCTGGGCTTTTGATGGATGCTGTTTGTACAGTTGCAGCGAG GATAACTTTGTACGCAGCTGGATGTTTCATGGAAATACTCTATTTGAAGTACCTATTCCTTCCACTATTCCCAGCCAGAGAGGCTTGATTGAT gttccaaatgtgtttcatTCATGCTTTGGACTAGCAGTGTCCCCTGGAAATCTCATCATTGCTATG GTTCGCAGTTTTGATTCTTATGTTCTGAATCCAATGTACCAGGCAAG GTCTCAAAAAGCTGCTGTTGAGTTTCTCTGGACGGTTGGGCAAAGAAGTGATATTTCATCCAGTGAGAAGTTGAATTGTGAAGCCTTTTCTGGTGTCTCTAAGGAGGAACTAGCTTGGTGGAAGTCCAATATATTATGGTCATTGCGACAATATGAATGTTTTGTGAAGCCTTTAGTTATGTGGGATATCATAGCAGCATTATTAGCTATCAACCAATCAGCGCCACATTTTGTGGATGACTTACTAATTGAGTGGCTCTCAACTTCTTTTATGGAATCGTGCTCAAAGCTTTCAAGGGAAAAGGTTTTGGCGGATTTCTCTCGAAGACTCTCAAAGCTTACCTCTCGGCACTTGCATCTTCTTAATGTTATCTGCAGACGTGTAATATTATCAGAAGTAAAAGCTGATGATATCAATAGCAATGAACACGACCATGGCACAACTTGTGAAAATCAAGAGGAGCAAGTGAGGTTTTGGATGGACCTTCTTTCGACAAGCGAAAGAGAGCTCCGAGAACGACTTGTTGGTGTTAATTTTGCCTGTTCCTGTCTAATATCTCATGTTGAAGCAAATAAGTCTCCAAGTGGATACTGGTATCCATCTGGTTTAGCTCAAATGGAACAGTGGGTTGGGCGTGCTCAAGTGCAGGATCAACTAAGGCTTCGAGCATCTCAAGCCCATTTGTATGGGAAGAG CAGGCTAGACTCCTGTGACCACGTAAAGGAAGAGAAATGCCCCTATTGCTCAGCTTCTGTTCCTTTCGAATCTCCAGAAGTTGCATACTGTCAAGGTGCAAATTCCAATGGTAATGTAGGTCAGAGACACAAACTGGTGAGATGCGCTGTGTCGATGCAGATTTTCCCAACAACTCCCCTGTGGTTCTGCATCTGCTGTCACCGACAGGCTTCAAAACCGGCTCCAGAACCTCTCTTCACAATGGTTGAGTATCCCGAAAAGTTCTTCGCTTCTTCAGCTGGATCTTCTCTGAAAGTAGCCTCAAAACCTTTGTGTCCCTTTTGTGGGATTCTGCTGCAAAGACACCAGCCAGAATTCCTACTTTCGACAGCACCAGTTTAA
- the LOC115738840 gene encoding uncharacterized protein LOC115738840 isoform X5, producing MAPNAGCLLAICTTEGRVKIYRAPFCDYSAEWIVVMDVSDLLHDYLANANYQVSEIPSTEFSDFVTEHRHANNPAGHKMELKRKRLHTSGMMIPCSNKSSKTSGEKSSSPTNSNDIESTSDTNAEQEQGSPRAQEFPPVNVNEDESFQKVSRSHGRSTRKKIESPTLPLISAVQYASRSAMLSSLVIAWSPLLQFPSESCSQVQNNATCFSLLAIGGKSGKISCWKVHAQECYSIEHGNVSPDAMVVGIFQAHSSWVTAIGWALLTTDSSHPQVLLSTGSSNGSVKIWLAHSSELLKSPEINSSPFILLKEIINPDSIPVSVLSLTTPVRSPHRQLLAVGKGSGYFEVWIHEQHNCNFERIGSYEAHDHAVTGLAWAFDGCCLYSCSEDNFVRSWMFHGNTLFEVPIPSTIPSQRGLIDVPNVFHSCFGLAVSPGNLIIAMVRSFDSYVLNPMYQARSQKAAVEFLWTVGQRSDISSSEKLNCEAFSGVSKEELAWWKSNILWSLRQYECFVKPLVMWDIIAALLAINQSAPHFVDDLLIEWLSTSFMESCSKLSREKVLADFSRRLSKLTSRHLHLLNVICRRVILSEVKADDINSNEHDHGTTCENQEEQVRFWMDLLSTSERELRERLVGVNFACSCLISHVEANKSPSGYWYPSGLAQMEQWVGRAQVQDQLRLRASQAHLYGKSRLDSCDHVKEEKCPYCSASVPFESPEVAYCQGANSNGNVGQRHKLVRCAVSMQIFPTTPLWFCICCHRQASKPAPEPLFTMVEYPEKFFASSAGSSLKVASKPLCPFCGILLQRHQPEFLLSTAPV from the exons ATGGCACCTAATGCAGG GTGCTTGCTTGCAATTTGCACCACTGAAGGCCGTGTGAAGATCTACCGTGCACCTTTTTGTGATTACTCTGCAGAGTGGATAGTG GTTATGGATGTATCAGACCTGCTTCATGATTACCTTGCAAATGCCAACTATCAAGTGTCAGAGATTCCTTCAACAGAATTTTCTGAT TTTGTAACAGAGCACAGACATGCCAATAATCCAGCAGGTCATAAGATGGAGTTGAAGCGAAAGAGACTGCATACATCTGGAATGAT GATTCCCTGTAGCAATAAGAGCTCAAAAACATCTGGGGAGAAATCATCATCTCCTACAAACAGTAATGACATTGAATCGACCTCTGACACGAATGCTGAACAAGAACAGGGATCTCCTCGG GCACAGGAGTTTCCACCTGTGAATGTGAATGAAGATGAGTCATTTCAGAAGGTTTCTAGATCTCATGGGAGATCTactaggaagaaaatagaaagtcCCACACTCCCATTGATTAGTGCAGTTCAATATGCTTCTCGAAGTGCAATGCTTTCTTCACTTGTTATTGCCTGGTCACCATTGTTGCAGTTTCCATCTGAAAGTTGTTCACAAGTTCAAAACAATGCTACTTGCTTTTCGCTGCTTGCAATAGGAGGGAAATCGGGCAAAATTTCTTGCTGGAAAGTTCATGCACAGGAATGCTACTCCATTGAACATGGCAATGTTTCTCCAGATGCAATGGTTGTTGGGATCTTTCAGGCACATAGTTCATGGGTCACCGCAATCGGTTGGGCACTACTTACGACTGATTCTTCACACCCCCAGGTTCTACTTTCTACTGGGAGCTCCAATGGCAG tgtGAAGATCTGGTTGGCACATTCTTCTGAGCTTTTGAAGTCACCAGAAATCAATTCTTCTCCTTTCATCCTATTGAAGGAG ATTATAAATCCTGATAGCATCCCAGTCTCAGTTCTTTCGCTTACAACACCTGTTAGATCTCCACACAGGCAGCTCTTAGCAGTTGGAAAAGGGTCTGGATATTTTGAAGTGTGGATACATGAGCAACACAACTGTAACTTCGAAAGGATTGGATCATATGAGGCACATGACCATGCT GTCACAGGTTTAGCCTGGGCTTTTGATGGATGCTGTTTGTACAGTTGCAGCGAG GATAACTTTGTACGCAGCTGGATGTTTCATGGAAATACTCTATTTGAAGTACCTATTCCTTCCACTATTCCCAGCCAGAGAGGCTTGATTGAT gttccaaatgtgtttcatTCATGCTTTGGACTAGCAGTGTCCCCTGGAAATCTCATCATTGCTATG GTTCGCAGTTTTGATTCTTATGTTCTGAATCCAATGTACCAGGCAAG GTCTCAAAAAGCTGCTGTTGAGTTTCTCTGGACGGTTGGGCAAAGAAGTGATATTTCATCCAGTGAGAAGTTGAATTGTGAAGCCTTTTCTGGTGTCTCTAAGGAGGAACTAGCTTGGTGGAAGTCCAATATATTATGGTCATTGCGACAATATGAATGTTTTGTGAAGCCTTTAGTTATGTGGGATATCATAGCAGCATTATTAGCTATCAACCAATCAGCGCCACATTTTGTGGATGACTTACTAATTGAGTGGCTCTCAACTTCTTTTATGGAATCGTGCTCAAAGCTTTCAAGGGAAAAGGTTTTGGCGGATTTCTCTCGAAGACTCTCAAAGCTTACCTCTCGGCACTTGCATCTTCTTAATGTTATCTGCAGACGTGTAATATTATCAGAAGTAAAAGCTGATGATATCAATAGCAATGAACACGACCATGGCACAACTTGTGAAAATCAAGAGGAGCAAGTGAGGTTTTGGATGGACCTTCTTTCGACAAGCGAAAGAGAGCTCCGAGAACGACTTGTTGGTGTTAATTTTGCCTGTTCCTGTCTAATATCTCATGTTGAAGCAAATAAGTCTCCAAGTGGATACTGGTATCCATCTGGTTTAGCTCAAATGGAACAGTGGGTTGGGCGTGCTCAAGTGCAGGATCAACTAAGGCTTCGAGCATCTCAAGCCCATTTGTATGGGAAGAG CAGGCTAGACTCCTGTGACCACGTAAAGGAAGAGAAATGCCCCTATTGCTCAGCTTCTGTTCCTTTCGAATCTCCAGAAGTTGCATACTGTCAAGGTGCAAATTCCAATGGTAATGTAGGTCAGAGACACAAACTGGTGAGATGCGCTGTGTCGATGCAGATTTTCCCAACAACTCCCCTGTGGTTCTGCATCTGCTGTCACCGACAGGCTTCAAAACCGGCTCCAGAACCTCTCTTCACAATGGTTGAGTATCCCGAAAAGTTCTTCGCTTCTTCAGCTGGATCTTCTCTGAAAGTAGCCTCAAAACCTTTGTGTCCCTTTTGTGGGATTCTGCTGCAAAGACACCAGCCAGAATTCCTACTTTCGACAGCACCAGTTTAA
- the LOC115738840 gene encoding uncharacterized protein LOC115738840 isoform X2, translating to MASRFQASVLVASPSYPNSIAWSDENLIAVACGRLVTILNPALPFGPRGLIKVPSNEPFPIGVIQKEELLSSCLLPTCLSRDRDPYVRSVSWSPLGMAPNAGCLLAICTTEGRVKIYRAPFCDYSAEWIVVMDVSDLLHDYLANANYQVSEIPSTEFSDFVTEHRHANNPAGHKMELKRKRLHTSGMMIPCSNKSSKTSGEKSSSPTNSNDIESTSDTNAEQEQGSPRAQEFPPVNVNEDESFQKVSRSHGRSTRKKIESPTLPLISAVQYASRSAMLSSLVIAWSPLLQFPSESCSQVQNNATCFSLLAIGGKSGKISCWKVHAQECYSIEHGNVSPDAMVVGIFQAHSSWVTAIGWALLTTDSSHPQVLLSTGSSNGSVKIWLAHSSELLKSPEINSSPFILLKEIINPDSIPVSVLSLTTPVRSPHRQLLAVGKGSGYFEVWIHEQHNCNFERIGSYEAHDHAVTGLAWAFDGCCLYSCSEDNFVRSWMFHGNTLFEVPIPSTIPSQRGLIDVPNVFHSCFGLAVSPGNLIIAMVRSFDSYVLNPMYQARSQKAAVEFLWTVGQRSDISSSEKLNCEAFSGVSKEELAWWKSNILWSLRQYECFVKPLVMWDIIAALLAINQSAPHFVDDLLIEWLSTSFMESCSKLSREKVLADFSRRLSKLTSRHLHLLNVICRRVILSEVKADDINSNEHDHGTTCENQEEQVRFWMDLLSTSERELRERLVGVNFACSCLISHVEANKSPSGYWYPSGLAQMEQWVGRAQVQDQLRLRASQAHLYGKRLDSCDHVKEEKCPYCSASVPFESPEVAYCQGANSNGNVGQRHKLVRCAVSMQIFPTTPLWFCICCHRQASKPAPEPLFTMVEYPEKFFASSAGSSLKVASKPLCPFCGILLQRHQPEFLLSTAPV from the exons ATGGCGTCACGGTTTCAAGCCTCTGTGTTGGTGGCTTCACCCTCGTACCCGAATTCCATAGCTTGGTCGGATGAGAACTTGATTGCAGTGGCTTGTGGTCGCCTTGTCACTATATTG AATCCTGCATTGCCTTTTGGACCTCGAGGCCTAATCAAAGTACCCTCTAATGAACCCTTCCCAATTGGAGTGATCCAAAAAGAAG AATTGCTCTCCAGCTGCTTGTTGCCAACCTGTTTATCTCGCGATCGTGATCCTTATGTGCGATCAGTCTCCTGGTCTCCTCTTGGAATGGCACCTAATGCAGG GTGCTTGCTTGCAATTTGCACCACTGAAGGCCGTGTGAAGATCTACCGTGCACCTTTTTGTGATTACTCTGCAGAGTGGATAGTG GTTATGGATGTATCAGACCTGCTTCATGATTACCTTGCAAATGCCAACTATCAAGTGTCAGAGATTCCTTCAACAGAATTTTCTGAT TTTGTAACAGAGCACAGACATGCCAATAATCCAGCAGGTCATAAGATGGAGTTGAAGCGAAAGAGACTGCATACATCTGGAATGAT GATTCCCTGTAGCAATAAGAGCTCAAAAACATCTGGGGAGAAATCATCATCTCCTACAAACAGTAATGACATTGAATCGACCTCTGACACGAATGCTGAACAAGAACAGGGATCTCCTCGG GCACAGGAGTTTCCACCTGTGAATGTGAATGAAGATGAGTCATTTCAGAAGGTTTCTAGATCTCATGGGAGATCTactaggaagaaaatagaaagtcCCACACTCCCATTGATTAGTGCAGTTCAATATGCTTCTCGAAGTGCAATGCTTTCTTCACTTGTTATTGCCTGGTCACCATTGTTGCAGTTTCCATCTGAAAGTTGTTCACAAGTTCAAAACAATGCTACTTGCTTTTCGCTGCTTGCAATAGGAGGGAAATCGGGCAAAATTTCTTGCTGGAAAGTTCATGCACAGGAATGCTACTCCATTGAACATGGCAATGTTTCTCCAGATGCAATGGTTGTTGGGATCTTTCAGGCACATAGTTCATGGGTCACCGCAATCGGTTGGGCACTACTTACGACTGATTCTTCACACCCCCAGGTTCTACTTTCTACTGGGAGCTCCAATGGCAG tgtGAAGATCTGGTTGGCACATTCTTCTGAGCTTTTGAAGTCACCAGAAATCAATTCTTCTCCTTTCATCCTATTGAAGGAG ATTATAAATCCTGATAGCATCCCAGTCTCAGTTCTTTCGCTTACAACACCTGTTAGATCTCCACACAGGCAGCTCTTAGCAGTTGGAAAAGGGTCTGGATATTTTGAAGTGTGGATACATGAGCAACACAACTGTAACTTCGAAAGGATTGGATCATATGAGGCACATGACCATGCT GTCACAGGTTTAGCCTGGGCTTTTGATGGATGCTGTTTGTACAGTTGCAGCGAG GATAACTTTGTACGCAGCTGGATGTTTCATGGAAATACTCTATTTGAAGTACCTATTCCTTCCACTATTCCCAGCCAGAGAGGCTTGATTGAT gttccaaatgtgtttcatTCATGCTTTGGACTAGCAGTGTCCCCTGGAAATCTCATCATTGCTATG GTTCGCAGTTTTGATTCTTATGTTCTGAATCCAATGTACCAGGCAAG GTCTCAAAAAGCTGCTGTTGAGTTTCTCTGGACGGTTGGGCAAAGAAGTGATATTTCATCCAGTGAGAAGTTGAATTGTGAAGCCTTTTCTGGTGTCTCTAAGGAGGAACTAGCTTGGTGGAAGTCCAATATATTATGGTCATTGCGACAATATGAATGTTTTGTGAAGCCTTTAGTTATGTGGGATATCATAGCAGCATTATTAGCTATCAACCAATCAGCGCCACATTTTGTGGATGACTTACTAATTGAGTGGCTCTCAACTTCTTTTATGGAATCGTGCTCAAAGCTTTCAAGGGAAAAGGTTTTGGCGGATTTCTCTCGAAGACTCTCAAAGCTTACCTCTCGGCACTTGCATCTTCTTAATGTTATCTGCAGACGTGTAATATTATCAGAAGTAAAAGCTGATGATATCAATAGCAATGAACACGACCATGGCACAACTTGTGAAAATCAAGAGGAGCAAGTGAGGTTTTGGATGGACCTTCTTTCGACAAGCGAAAGAGAGCTCCGAGAACGACTTGTTGGTGTTAATTTTGCCTGTTCCTGTCTAATATCTCATGTTGAAGCAAATAAGTCTCCAAGTGGATACTGGTATCCATCTGGTTTAGCTCAAATGGAACAGTGGGTTGGGCGTGCTCAAGTGCAGGATCAACTAAGGCTTCGAGCATCTCAAGCCCATTTGTATGGGAAGAG GCTAGACTCCTGTGACCACGTAAAGGAAGAGAAATGCCCCTATTGCTCAGCTTCTGTTCCTTTCGAATCTCCAGAAGTTGCATACTGTCAAGGTGCAAATTCCAATGGTAATGTAGGTCAGAGACACAAACTGGTGAGATGCGCTGTGTCGATGCAGATTTTCCCAACAACTCCCCTGTGGTTCTGCATCTGCTGTCACCGACAGGCTTCAAAACCGGCTCCAGAACCTCTCTTCACAATGGTTGAGTATCCCGAAAAGTTCTTCGCTTCTTCAGCTGGATCTTCTCTGAAAGTAGCCTCAAAACCTTTGTGTCCCTTTTGTGGGATTCTGCTGCAAAGACACCAGCCAGAATTCCTACTTTCGACAGCACCAGTTTAA
- the LOC115738840 gene encoding uncharacterized protein LOC115738840 isoform X7, with protein MELKRKRLHTSGMMIPCSNKSSKTSGEKSSSPTNSNDIESTSDTNAEQEQGSPRAQEFPPVNVNEDESFQKVSRSHGRSTRKKIESPTLPLISAVQYASRSAMLSSLVIAWSPLLQFPSESCSQVQNNATCFSLLAIGGKSGKISCWKVHAQECYSIEHGNVSPDAMVVGIFQAHSSWVTAIGWALLTTDSSHPQVLLSTGSSNGSVKIWLAHSSELLKSPEINSSPFILLKEIINPDSIPVSVLSLTTPVRSPHRQLLAVGKGSGYFEVWIHEQHNCNFERIGSYEAHDHAVTGLAWAFDGCCLYSCSEDNFVRSWMFHGNTLFEVPIPSTIPSQRGLIDVPNVFHSCFGLAVSPGNLIIAMVRSFDSYVLNPMYQARSQKAAVEFLWTVGQRSDISSSEKLNCEAFSGVSKEELAWWKSNILWSLRQYECFVKPLVMWDIIAALLAINQSAPHFVDDLLIEWLSTSFMESCSKLSREKVLADFSRRLSKLTSRHLHLLNVICRRVILSEVKADDINSNEHDHGTTCENQEEQVRFWMDLLSTSERELRERLVGVNFACSCLISHVEANKSPSGYWYPSGLAQMEQWVGRAQVQDQLRLRASQAHLYGKSRLDSCDHVKEEKCPYCSASVPFESPEVAYCQGANSNGNVGQRHKLVRCAVSMQIFPTTPLWFCICCHRQASKPAPEPLFTMVEYPEKFFASSAGSSLKVASKPLCPFCGILLQRHQPEFLLSTAPV; from the exons ATGGAGTTGAAGCGAAAGAGACTGCATACATCTGGAATGAT GATTCCCTGTAGCAATAAGAGCTCAAAAACATCTGGGGAGAAATCATCATCTCCTACAAACAGTAATGACATTGAATCGACCTCTGACACGAATGCTGAACAAGAACAGGGATCTCCTCGG GCACAGGAGTTTCCACCTGTGAATGTGAATGAAGATGAGTCATTTCAGAAGGTTTCTAGATCTCATGGGAGATCTactaggaagaaaatagaaagtcCCACACTCCCATTGATTAGTGCAGTTCAATATGCTTCTCGAAGTGCAATGCTTTCTTCACTTGTTATTGCCTGGTCACCATTGTTGCAGTTTCCATCTGAAAGTTGTTCACAAGTTCAAAACAATGCTACTTGCTTTTCGCTGCTTGCAATAGGAGGGAAATCGGGCAAAATTTCTTGCTGGAAAGTTCATGCACAGGAATGCTACTCCATTGAACATGGCAATGTTTCTCCAGATGCAATGGTTGTTGGGATCTTTCAGGCACATAGTTCATGGGTCACCGCAATCGGTTGGGCACTACTTACGACTGATTCTTCACACCCCCAGGTTCTACTTTCTACTGGGAGCTCCAATGGCAG tgtGAAGATCTGGTTGGCACATTCTTCTGAGCTTTTGAAGTCACCAGAAATCAATTCTTCTCCTTTCATCCTATTGAAGGAG ATTATAAATCCTGATAGCATCCCAGTCTCAGTTCTTTCGCTTACAACACCTGTTAGATCTCCACACAGGCAGCTCTTAGCAGTTGGAAAAGGGTCTGGATATTTTGAAGTGTGGATACATGAGCAACACAACTGTAACTTCGAAAGGATTGGATCATATGAGGCACATGACCATGCT GTCACAGGTTTAGCCTGGGCTTTTGATGGATGCTGTTTGTACAGTTGCAGCGAG GATAACTTTGTACGCAGCTGGATGTTTCATGGAAATACTCTATTTGAAGTACCTATTCCTTCCACTATTCCCAGCCAGAGAGGCTTGATTGAT gttccaaatgtgtttcatTCATGCTTTGGACTAGCAGTGTCCCCTGGAAATCTCATCATTGCTATG GTTCGCAGTTTTGATTCTTATGTTCTGAATCCAATGTACCAGGCAAG GTCTCAAAAAGCTGCTGTTGAGTTTCTCTGGACGGTTGGGCAAAGAAGTGATATTTCATCCAGTGAGAAGTTGAATTGTGAAGCCTTTTCTGGTGTCTCTAAGGAGGAACTAGCTTGGTGGAAGTCCAATATATTATGGTCATTGCGACAATATGAATGTTTTGTGAAGCCTTTAGTTATGTGGGATATCATAGCAGCATTATTAGCTATCAACCAATCAGCGCCACATTTTGTGGATGACTTACTAATTGAGTGGCTCTCAACTTCTTTTATGGAATCGTGCTCAAAGCTTTCAAGGGAAAAGGTTTTGGCGGATTTCTCTCGAAGACTCTCAAAGCTTACCTCTCGGCACTTGCATCTTCTTAATGTTATCTGCAGACGTGTAATATTATCAGAAGTAAAAGCTGATGATATCAATAGCAATGAACACGACCATGGCACAACTTGTGAAAATCAAGAGGAGCAAGTGAGGTTTTGGATGGACCTTCTTTCGACAAGCGAAAGAGAGCTCCGAGAACGACTTGTTGGTGTTAATTTTGCCTGTTCCTGTCTAATATCTCATGTTGAAGCAAATAAGTCTCCAAGTGGATACTGGTATCCATCTGGTTTAGCTCAAATGGAACAGTGGGTTGGGCGTGCTCAAGTGCAGGATCAACTAAGGCTTCGAGCATCTCAAGCCCATTTGTATGGGAAGAG CAGGCTAGACTCCTGTGACCACGTAAAGGAAGAGAAATGCCCCTATTGCTCAGCTTCTGTTCCTTTCGAATCTCCAGAAGTTGCATACTGTCAAGGTGCAAATTCCAATGGTAATGTAGGTCAGAGACACAAACTGGTGAGATGCGCTGTGTCGATGCAGATTTTCCCAACAACTCCCCTGTGGTTCTGCATCTGCTGTCACCGACAGGCTTCAAAACCGGCTCCAGAACCTCTCTTCACAATGGTTGAGTATCCCGAAAAGTTCTTCGCTTCTTCAGCTGGATCTTCTCTGAAAGTAGCCTCAAAACCTTTGTGTCCCTTTTGTGGGATTCTGCTGCAAAGACACCAGCCAGAATTCCTACTTTCGACAGCACCAGTTTAA